TATACTGTACTTTTGATCTAGTTATTAGCAAAATAGCAGGAACAGAACAGCCACGTTCCACATTCCTGAAGGTAACAGGCTTCTCCTATCTCCATAGCTGTGGAGCACACACCACGCCCCCAGAGACGTGCCTCTGTGTCTCAGCAAGTCCCTGAGCGACCTACAGCTTGAATACCTGGATCTTTATCTTATACACTTCCCTGTCAGTCTCCAGGTATGACTCATGCCAAAGGCACTgtattaaaaacaaagtttCTCTTCCGCTAACGGCCTGATACTGCCTACTGCCTTCCACCCCCTTCAGAGAATAGATGATGAGCTCTTTCCAGAGAAAGACGGCAAACTTCTCAGCACAGACATTGACTACGTGGATGTCTGGAAGGTAAAGACACTTTTACTATGTTGTCCCAGGTGGTAGTGGGACATTTACATCAGAATAAAAAGGATAATCAAAAAACcgtacatatgtacataaagTATATTCTGTGATATACACTTAGTGGCCAATTTGCTATGTACACTTGCCCGCTAATGTACACACAATGTCCCTTCAAATAGCATAGCGTAGctgcaactgaatacatacGGCATACAGACAGGGTGAAGAGGTTCGTTTACTGAATGGCTGATAATTATGCACCCGATGCATGATCTAACAAATTTTGAATGTGCTTCTGATGCCAGACATGGTGCTTCCAGCATCTCACAAACAGCCTCCTTCCCGGGGATTTTCGCACGATAcagtgtctagagtttacagagaatgatgCAATACACCCAGCCTGCAGCTAGTGACAGTTCTGTGGGTGGATATATCTTGTTCAGGGGAGGATGAccagactcgttaaagctaacaggaaggtccCAAGTACAGAAATAACATCTCAGTACAACAGTACTGTGCTGAAAGGCTTCTCTGAATGTAAAACTCATCTACTCCTGAAGCCTTTCTGCAGGCAACAGTGGTTCCTACCCTGTAGTAGGTGGGAGTATCCAATAAAGAGTAATTAAGGGTGTGCACATCACACAAGGGTAACAGACATTTATCTGacgctttcatccaaagtgatTTATGGTAGAAGGAAGGCTTACAGTTTATGTGAGCTCCCTAGGATTTGAACACTCCACTTGTGGCGCTAAAGACATAAGTAAAAGACTCAAGACTTAAGACTCAGGAGTAACACATCGATGTACAAGTACACAGTGTTTCCCTTTGGCTCCCGATGGTGCCACACAAAAATGCAAAGACGATAGATAAATGCATAACATCGACAACACACTACActgcaatataatataaatatacataaacatGCATATAAATAGTGTGCAAAATTGTGGTTGATTTTGTGCGCGTGTGCACTGTAGTGCAATTAAATAATGTGCAAATGTGAtcaaaaaaaaaggcaaagagACCACAGCCAGTAGCATCATTGGGGTAGAGGCAGACTTTGAATTTGGGGGGCTTGACCCGTGTCAATCCTTCGGTGGATGTGGGGCACTGAAGAGCCTGATGGGGTGTATGGAATGAAGAGTTTAGAGCCCTCTAGATTTCCTAATGTCATGAATGTGAAGCTAGCAGACTGGCtgcatttccaaaaaaaaaaactattggaTGTTATAGGAGATGGAAGCTCTGCAGGCTTCTGGCAAGGTGAAGAGCATCGGCGTGTCGAACTTCAATATCTCCCAGCTGGAGAGGCTGCTATCTGTGGCCAAGGTGCCTCCTGCCGTTAACCAGGTAGTGCGAGCTCCTTATCTCTCCATTTCTCATATTCACACCTTCATTCTCGTCATTCATCCTGTACCGATCGCTCTCCATGCGTCACAATCATGCCTGTTCAGTTGCTGAGGGCCAATATTTACTCCACTGTTGCTCAAGGTCATCTGACAGCGAATGGTGTTTATCATTCTGCATGCCTGCACTGGGCTTGATAACTGATTCTTTAAAAGctcttatttttttaatgctcaTCTTACTTGTGCGGCTATTATACATGCACTTTTACAGAGAGTAACGCATTTTAAAAGACGGTACCTTAAGGAAACCGTACACAGCATCTACGAATGTGAGTCTTCCTTTCTGGTCTGCTCGCGTTGACGTTCCTGCAATGTCATTCCCCGTCTTTGATATAAAGACCCTCTCTGATTGGCCTGCCATCCTCAATTTCTCATAGGTGGAACTGCACCCCTACTTGGTCCAATCGGAGCTGATCCAGTTTTGCAAATCCCGGAACATCGCCCTCACAGCTTACAGTCCATTTGGTTCCCCGGGAAGACCCAAGGAACTGTGGGTCAAAATAAAGTTTGCATCTCAACATCTAGTCTGTTTAGCGTCATGGAACCCAAttccatattttaatataaacagAAGTTTTACATGGCTGCTATTAATCTCTTGTTGACAGGCATTGATATTTTAAACAGATGGAAGTGGTTAGTGAGATAAAAAGCCCAGCAATAATTTTGCATCAAATAACCCAAGATGTACTATTGCTGAATGCGTAACACAACATTCTGCGGTAAAAAGGCACAAAATCAGAACATTCTAGACTAAAGGTCTTCATATACCGGGAACCTTGCCATTACTGAGGCAGCACACAGAGCAAAGTGCAGGAAAACTGTACAGGTGGTCATGCTTCTGTCAGCTTAAAACCTAAATCACCTTTCAGCAGGACAACGGCCCCAAGTTCAGGCCATCGCAATGCCGTAGAACCTTAACATGATACAGAGAATGAGCTAGAAAGGCTGATCATCTCACTCTGAATTGGACAGGCTTAAACcatgccaaaaaaaaacaggaaagacTTAGAAATTCTGAGGTGAACAGGCAAAAAATatttccatccacccatcttttAGAACCCCCTTTACATTCAGGATGGTGGTACACTCCACCAAGATCTGCGAAAGAAAATTCCTAAGGTGTAGCGTTGACTTGGAATATGGGGTGGACAGCATATATCATaaatatgtgcattttttttattgacattcagattttattttatatatttgatgAAAAATGTAGCTAAACAATTCTTCATTCAAACAGAGCTAGAATGCCTTAGCATCCTCTCCAGTGAGCTCATAGTCTGTCTGGGATGGGTTCTAGACTCGCTGTAATCTATACTGTATGTTCTTAcgggagatggatggatttaaaatgtatttttacgcTAGATTTCTCATCTACCTAATGTACTCTGCAGTCACCGTGGAGACAGTGACCCTGAGAAGCTGCTGGAGGACCCTGTGGTGAGGGGTGTGGCCGTGAAGCACAGGAGGACGCCAGCgcaggtgaggggggccgtctGCTTCATTCCCCCCACTCTCACACCTTTCTCTTTCTGTTCTCCTTCCGCTCTCTATCTCGCTAACCGCCCTGCACTAGCATTTTACCCAAGAAACACTAAAAAGTGCTTGTCTGGATCAATGGGTTAAGATGAGTCGGCCCTTGAtaagaaggttgttggttcaaatcccaggactGACAGGTTAATTTGACCCGTTGGGTCCTTGAGCGAAGCCCTTAACTAccaattactccagggaccATCTGACCCTGTTTATGTCACTCTGGGCAAAAACATAGCTAAACAACAGTTAACACAACAACAGTTTTTTGAAGAGTTGTCAGTGAACATTGGCTTCTTATGTGTTTGTGGGTTCAACTGGCAATTGGAAAATTGTTAAAACAGAAAACTCATTATATCcagttattaaaataataatgtattatttatattgcTTTTTCCAATCTCATTTAGCTGTGTCTGTtgcatattcatttttattaaagtAAGCAGAAGTCTCCAGGcataaaaacagcacattcaGTAAGTCTTAAATTTAGATTTAATTACTTATCAtaagcttttgtccaaagtgatgtacattcATGAAGGCAGGATCAGATAGTCCCTTTGCTCAAGGGCAGAATGGTGAAATTGCTCTGCTGAGccttggatttgaaccagcaaccctccaatcacaggcacagcagctTAAGTCACTGAGCCTCAGGCTGCCTTACTGATTCAATTGTGAATTATGCCCCTTCCACCCAAAAGGTGCTCCTGAGATACCACGTGCAGCAGGACATTGCCGTGATCCCGAAGAGCGTCAAGCCCAATCACATCCTGGAGAATACCAAGGTAACCACTCCCCCCAACTCCACCCCCACTCCGTCCAGTAAAGGTTGTAAAGGTTACTCCTGTTTGGGAAGCCAGTCTGCAATTAAAAGGGCCTTTCGCAACCGTAACCCCAGGCCTCTACTACGCACACATGTAAAGGTGGTGCACGTTAATAAACACGCGTGTTGACACGGATGGCGTCAGCCAGAGGGGCGGGTAAGAGGGTGGATGGTAACACGGACGGGGCTGATCCCAGCGAGAATTCTGTGGTGACGTCCACCAGTCTGTCCCAAACTGCTCCGATAAAACATCCAGCTTAGTAACAGGGTATATTCACATTCCTCTGCTaaccacaaaaaaacaataaaaacaaccaACGGAAAGCCATTAAAGCAGATCCTCTGTAACTCTCTCCtggaatatttttattattatttctgacACATGGGGTCCagctgtgtgtgacagtgtgtcaCTTTTCCCATAAGAATAAACCACGCCCATGTGTGTTGCTTACAGATCTTTGATTTCTCCCTGGATGAAGAAGATATGATGGCATTAAGATCCCTCAACAGAGGCTGGAAAGCCTGTGACATCAGCGGGTAAGGGAGACCCCGTCTGCCACGAAGCTTTGCAGACACACGCCATTGACTGCTCTTAaagacacacacgcgcacacacagatcAGGTATCTATAttctctttcacacacacaaatctcCGTCGTTtcctggacacacacacactttaaatGTTCACAGAGCAGTAACAGCTGTGTTTCAGACAGCAATAATATCAGCTACCAACAGATTCTGACTTTATCTATTAAGTGTTGATGTGATCGCGCAATGTTGCACTTTCTGGTGATTGAATAgttgtcttattaggttcttgctttgttagaagttgttGTGTGTCTCCAGTCCTGCTTACACTGGTACCTGGTCATTCACTGGACGCTCAGCCCAGCCGCACTCACGCCTAATCGACTCCTTGACAGCCGTATGTCTGTGATGCGCCGTTTGCCTCACTTGTAAAAAAgattctgctaaataaatgtaaatgtttttgctCCAGGTTGAGGTCCCATCCATTTTACCCTTTCTAATGAGGCATCCACTGGACCCATTGAAGAGCACCTCAGGGACACTGGTGCGCTGGAGAACACCCTCGGCAGATAGTGCCGGGAGACCAACCACTCCATTTTCAACAATCGTAAGCCGATGCTATTCACTGTATATGGTGGGTAGTGATGAACCGGGAATAAAAGACACTGACTCAATGTTCACGTTTGTGTTAAGCTTCAAGGACGAGGAAGACATGTAGGTGACAGtacacagaaacagacagacatgcgTGAAACACAACTCAACGCAGGCTGAACGCCGTTGCCATGACAACACTTCTGCGCAGCACTGGACGTTACGTACGAGGAGGGTCCCGTCGCAAAGAGAAACAGTCATTTTAAGAGTAATACTGAAGAAGTCAGCATGGAATGTAAGCCGTGGTAGTCGGGCTGCACAGCGGAGGGCTTTATCCTTCAGAACTTTGTGCTTTGTGGAGTCTGCTAACAGTGTAATAGTCTTCGTCATTCTGCTGATAGGAGCTGCCCTTCTGTCACAGCCCCTTTCTGTTCTCTGTCAGTCAC
The Paramormyrops kingsleyae isolate MSU_618 chromosome 13, PKINGS_0.4, whole genome shotgun sequence DNA segment above includes these coding regions:
- the LOC111851919 gene encoding aldo-keto reductase family 1 member B7 — translated: MDDESPPRRTLQLNDGAHMPLLGLGTWKTCSSEMFQGAVEAAIAAGYRHLDAAYSYRNEVEVGRALRAKMGQGIIRREDMFIVSKLWSTHHAPRDVPLCLSKSLSDLQLEYLDLYLIHFPVSLQRIDDELFPEKDGKLLSTDIDYVDVWKEMEALQASGKVKSIGVSNFNISQLERLLSVAKVPPAVNQVELHPYLVQSELIQFCKSRNIALTAYSPFGSPGRPKELHRGDSDPEKLLEDPVVRGVAVKHRRTPAQVLLRYHVQQDIAVIPKSVKPNHILENTKIFDFSLDEEDMMALRSLNRGWKACDISGLRSHPFYPF